The Drosophila simulans strain w501 chromosome 3R, Prin_Dsim_3.1, whole genome shotgun sequence genome contains the following window.
AAGTCCTCGCGCAACTTGTCCAGGATGAGGATGTAGTCCACCTTCGGACTGAAGTGCATCTGCGCTTGCTCCGGCTGGGGACCCATTGCGACAACAACTCGCGTATTAGAGTTCTGAGTGATCGCGTCAATTAACTATAACagaatttcgaatttttgtctAAAGCATTACGAAATCTCGGTTTGAAAATGACCTAACGCTCCAGggctgctttttatttatcgaaAAACCATTTATGAAtgtaataatgataataaatgAGCTGTATTCACCGTTGAGAAAACTAGTTTTACAAAATCCAATCACGATAGCACCCCTTGAATTTAGCAAACACTAAAGAAAACGACGATTTCGAAGGACACATtgacatttaaaaattcgcaAACAATTCGGGATGGCGGTTTATTCGGGACTTGTACCGATCCTTGAACTCGAAGTTCTCGAAGTTCGACAGATCTTCGGCGCCGGAAATGGTGGGCTGGTAGGGGGCGGTGACTTCCTGGTTGAGAATGCCGAACCAATCTACGCCCTGGAACCACGGATGACCCTTCACGTCGCTGGAGCCGTCGTTCGAGTTTCCTAAACTGAGAAGGGGTGGCATGAGCACTGCACGGAAGCACCTTGACTCTCACTCCCACTCCACTCACCGCTTTGATGTGTCCACCTGCATGAGGCTCTCGACGAGGCTCCTCAGCTGGGCCGTAAAGTAAGAGGGCATCTTGTAGTCGCATATGCAGATCTTGGAGTACATCAGGATTACATCTCGATTGTGAATGGCAAAGGGAGACCGCCCTGCCACGAACTCGTACACTAGGATACCAAAGGCCCACCAGTCCACCGATTTGTTGTAGGGTCGGAGCTGAACGATCTCCGGGGCCAAGTATTCCGGGGTTCCACACAGCGTTGATGTGCGGCCATCCACACGCTGTGATTATTTGGGGATGAAAGCAATGGGCTATATGTGAAGTCTTTTCCCCACCTTAGTGAAACCGAAGTCCGTTATTTTGATGTAGCCGCGCTGATCGAGCAGAATGTTCTCCGGCTTCAGATCACGGTACATAAGGTGCATCTTGTGCATATACTCAAGAGCAAGTGCCACCTGGGCGGCATAGAATCTGGCGTGCTTCTCGTTGAACTTGCGAACTCTTTTTAAGGGGGAAACCCGTTGGTACCCAGTCTGTGATCAGATGAAATGAGCACTCCAGAAAGGGGATACTCACCTGCGATGGTAACTGAACAGCTCACCTCCATTGACCAGCGGGAGGATTAGGTAGAGATAGTCGAAGCACTTTGTCGAGTCCACCAGGTAGATGAGGAACGGGAATCGGGCGGCGTTCAGGACGTGCTTCTCGTTGTGTACGTGGGCCACCTGCTTCAGCCGCACCAGATCCTCCTTGCTCATCATCTTGGCGGCATAGTAGTTCTTGCCACTCTTCTCCCTGACCAGCATCTGAAGATTATTACATTTCGAAGGTGTACCACATCTAGAAATGCCCTTCAACTCACCACAGTGCCGAAACTTCCGTTGCCGAGGACGGCCCGGGTTATATAGTTTTCCAGGTTGGTGTAGGGCGACTGGGTCTGGTGGTTCCACCGCTCTTCGAACTCGCGACTCATGTTGTCTAGGATAACGTTGTAGTCTTCCTTGGAGTTGAAAACGTACTGCGAATTGTGCTGGCTCATAACAGCAGTCCGCTATCCGGCCAATCGCGCATCTTACGGCGCCTCTGCGAGTGCCTTCCGTTGCAAAGCTGGACTAGCGAAGCGATTTTGAGTGGCAAATCTATTCGGTAATGGGCGCTTGATACACTAGGAATTTGGATTTCAGCAGTTTTACTCATTAGTCAGATAATCGGTGACGGCTGAGTCAAAGCCACAATGCATAGTCCACGCAGTGGAGGACATCTTTTGGTCTCGGGGTCACAACCATTACTGCTGCATTTTCAACAACCTATATTTGAGACCTCTTTCATTCTGATTTAGGATGACCCATAACTGGCCACATTCTAAGGATTCTCCATTTGTAGTTTCTAATTTGTTTGTCTATTTTAGTAAAATACTTCATAAATCGTATCACAGCAATTTAGCTGTTTAACTTCAGGTAAAGTGAACTTCATGAATGTGAAGTTCCAGGAATGCCTAAAGTCAAGGACCGATCCTTTCAATTAGCCGACTGAGCCCTTCTCCAAGGTATGACAAATTTACCTCCATCTCCCCCCAGGACGACTGCTgagaaatggcaatttcctGCGACTGTGACTGAGTCCACACACATGTGCTTCTGAGTCCGACTTCTCGACATGTCCTGGAGTCTGGACCTCTCGTCCTGTTTTCCGGCTGCCTCCTGGCCGCAAAAGTaagaaaaattgcaaaacgtCCGCTTGATAAATGATGCTAACCAAGATTACATAAGTTGGTAATTTTCTAGTACATTTATTTCCACATGTCAGGCCAGTCAAGTTGGTAGCTCCAGACCGCATCTTCATGTTGATGGACATGTGAGTGGGCCTCCATGTGATGGGACAGTGGTAGGCTTACGAACCGGATGTCGGAATTGTTGCAGGCTTTTAAGGTAACTGTCGACCGAACCGTTTATTGGCCATTTCGGGCCAGTCTGTTGTCATTGTGCCACCTAAATTGACAATTAATCATTATCTTTCGGCCGGGTCGGCATTCAGATTGGCAGATTGGGTCAGCCCTGGTTGAGTGTCCTCTTAAGTTCGAGCTCGAACCATGTGAAAATGGGTTTCTAAATATGCCTTCGGTCTGGCCTAATGCCCTGGCATTAATTCTCGAGGAGCAGAGAACTTCATTATTGATTGGCTGGCaaaagggtttttttttggggggcgggTGACACTGACTCATCTACTTAGCTATACAGGCACAAATAATTTGGACCAAGCTTTTAATTcgcttaaaataaaacaaatcgtCACGTACTTGGAAACTTTCACTTGCACTCGAAACGGGAGGCGTgcaaaaactaaacaatttcatttagcCAATGTGTGTGTTCGGTACATATTCCGTTTGAAATCCTGGCTCATTTAACTTAGAGCCCAGCCGCCAGATAAACTCCAGTTGGCTAAGATATGTTAACGACGCCCATAAATAAGCGGATAATATCTGGAAGGCCTAGAATCCTCCATATCCTCGCAATATATGTGTGCTAAGCGGGCCAAGAGCAGATTAAGTCGTACGCACACGTTTCTTGGCCGTTTCTTTTGGCCGCTATGGCCGTAGCCACActtaaaattcatttgttgTCTTGAAGGACTCAATCCCCCGATTGCCAGGACTTTTGCCCGCCGCTATGCAAAGTAATTGACGCCTCGATGAACTGTTGACACACATGGCATTTGTCTTTGGCGGCCTGGCTAATATTTGGCTTAGTTATCAGAGGCCATTTTTTGGGCTTAAGTAGGTGAATGTCCCGGCTCTactcgtacatacatataaggCCAGATTCAATTATGCTGAAAGGTTTCAGTTTTCCCTTCTATTCCACACCCCAACCGCCGATCCGCCGGAAAAGCAGCTGCCGGCGGACTGGCCTCAGCCATTAGCGCTAATCTCCGCACAATCGGGAATAAATCAAGGCACGCTCTGCACTCGCTGGCCGGAAAATGCATTCGGCATTCGGTTTTCGGCATTTGGCATTCAATTTGGCTCACAGTTCACCGGGCAGCAACAATGTAGTAACTTCCGAGTCCCGGCGAAACACCGTCCACCTCACCCTGCGACGTGTGCTCGggttcagattcagattcagattcagattcagattcagattcggatcCAGGTTCAGAAGGTGTAACTAATCCGCTGGCCATGTGACTTTTGTCATGCGCCGATGTCAAACACTATATGCCCGAAATACGAAAATCGACGCCCGACTGCCGATGAACCCTTGCCAATCCGGTGGCAAAGGCTTTCCACTCGATTCCACCCCGAATACACGGCCGAACGGCCTTCCACCTTCAATCAGCGGACCACCAACTCCACCCCCATTTATCCTCCCTCCAATTGATTTCAGTGTTCACTTCGAATTGCCGCTTGTAATCCCTTGATTTGGGAATGCACTTGGACAAAAAGCGTAGTTACGTAGTACATAACACATACCATTTGAATTGATTGCACTCGCCAAATTCGTTAGTTTCTTCCAGTGCACATTTGAAGTAATCATCACGAAACTGCTCGACGGGTGGTCCATGCTGACATTTCGCAGTTGGCTGACTGCCTTCATGTGAGGGCTTTTCCacaataattttcataatttccctTCCCCGAAAGCGAAGCTACCTTGCCGGTTGGGTGCCATAAATCAACCGCGAACTATTGACACAGCCCGATGGCCGTAAATCAATGGGATCCGCGGACATCAGGTTCGCACAACGGCCAGCGCATATTCTAAACAAATTGGCCCCAAATCGGCCGAGACTATATCGATATATAGGACTGCATCCGTGGATTTTCCGGCGGCCAAATGCGCGAACAAATAATGCCAACAAAAGCGCGGAATAAAACAATTGCCACAGTTTtaacatttgccatttgccataaataaaCATGAACCGGTTTTCGGGTAGTCGCATTTGGTTATGGGTGCTTGTGTTTTGATATTGGTATTGTCCCTGGTCCTGGTCGCAGGATTCTGGCCTTCCTCTTCCGCCGGCGAGTGCAAAATGCTcaacattttattgaaattcaattaaagccgTATTTCAATAATTGGTCACGCATGGTGCGCATTTCCGTGCCAGTCCGCTCCTAAATGCCGCTCCAGAATTTATGACTTTTCAATTCGGGTTCTTTTTTCGAGGTCGGGTTCGGGGGCAATTGAAATGCTGCCACTTGGCCAGTGTCCTTTGTCCCTTTCGAAGTGGAAATCGGAAATTGTTGCAAATtttggttgctgctgcattaGGTTGCAAGTTCTTATCAGTTACTGGGGAAACCCTCGTCACCCTAAGACCCCATCTATACATTTTCTACAGATATCTTTTTCGCCGAGTATTTCACCCTCACGTTAAgtgtgcaacatttttgcgTGATTTGTGCGAATTTCTCTGCCTCTCGCCGAGGCAGATAAAATGTGGCAAGGtggggggaaaatgggaaatgcgaTACGGGGTGGTTGGCGGCGGGTTAGTTTGGCccattgttgatgttgtttagtgccataaattcttttttaCTTGTCATATCAGACTTCGGTCTCTCTCCATTTAGGCACAGATCATTAAGTTTTGCACTGCGTCTATCTGATTTAAAGACGGCAACATGTGTAGCTACCAGTGTGTTTCAGTGCCCCACCCCCCAGGATTTATCAAAATGTCAATTGCCCCGCAGACTGTCACGGATCTTTAGCTTCAGCTTCAGACTCAACTACACTCGGCAGGCGGGCATCCTCTAATTAACGAGGCGTTGATGCCGCATTTCGGCGGAGTTATTTggcgaaaaatcaatttgattcGAGGCAGACTGTTGCTCAATTCGGCAAATTCAGTGTAGACCAAATGAAATCTATCAAGGCATTAACACCGTCAACAAAAAGTAGACAAAGCCTttgattttgcaattattccGGGGTTTATGGGAGGAactatgaaatatttaataaattgattaatgACTTTCTTTAACAAGTGTTGTTGGGAATTTGTATATGTTTGATAATGATATGAATCTATATACTTTTATAGAAGGAACCTAGCTTAAGTATTCACCCTCGAACCCGATTTTCACATACTTTCGGTACGCATGAACATCATGAGAAGTGCCAGTGGCATTCCTCTCGATCTCGGAAAGCAGTCGCAAAATGCAGTGCAAATAATCAACCTGGGGCATGATCAAAGTGATGTTGACAACGACATCTCCTGGGTGTGTCCCATTGGAACGGCCCTGTCCCTACTCCTGCCCCTTCGCATCACGAAGATCTTTGGCCATATTCCTTGCGTCTTTATGATCGCCTTAGATCTCCGCTGGCTGCCAACATATTTTTACACgccaaacattttattttgacaGGCATGCGATTTGCACGCTTAATTGAGACAGGTGCATTCCAAGGAGGGGGTGAAAGAGGGGCGGAGGGGCGgtcggaaaagcggggaatACGGGGGAGTTTTGGGAGGGAAAGTGGGGAAGGAAGTGCGGCCAAGCTGCGACATGTGTTCCCTTATGGTGTCGCACAAATGCGAAGATTTATCATCGTGCCACATGCCACgtgtgttttccatttcgtcGCCTCCGCTCCGCTGcgattttcacaattttcacGGGAAAAGCCAGCGACGCTcgccaaatgcaaaattaacAACCTAATTAATAGTTGGCCCGGCCAGGACAGGTCTCCTCTGCCATCTAAAATGATTCTGTGCCACAgcgcccattcccatttccattcccattccacCCACTCCTCCTATCTGCTGCAGACAGCTGCTCCTGAAGTGCTGCGtatttttcgctcagtgcaccGATGTCGGctggcagccacgcccacccaacTTGTTGGCAATTGCAGCTGGTCGAGTGCTTTTAATGGGTTTTATTCGAGGCATGATGGGGCCAAGAGGTAGGTGAGGTTTCTCACATGCACTTCTAGGAATTATGTTACGAAAAATGTTACTAAATGCAATACCTTGAAGGATATATTATTAGTGAAATGATGCACTGCTTAAaccttttaatattttatgatactCCTTaatttcatataca
Protein-coding sequences here:
- the LOC6730261 gene encoding cAMP-dependent protein kinase catalytic subunit 2 isoform X1 translates to MSQHNSQYVFNSKEDYNVILDNMSREFEERWNHQTQSPYTNLENYITRAVLGNGSFGTVMLVREKSGKNYYAAKMMSKEDLVRLKQVAHVHNEKHVLNAARFPFLIYLVDSTKCFDYLYLILPLVNGGELFSYHRRVRKFNEKHARFYAAQVALALEYMHKMHLMYRDLKPENILLDQRGYIKITDFGFTKRVDGRTSTLCGTPEYLAPEIVQLRPYNKSVDWWAFGILVYEFVAGRSPFAIHNRDVILMYSKICICDYKMPSYFTAQLRSLVESLMQVDTSKRKLERRLQRREGSSVVPGRRLVRHSQPGSHRPLPAHHFRRRRSVELRELRVQGSVQVPNKPPSRIVCEFLNVNVSFEIVVFFSVC
- the LOC6730261 gene encoding cAMP-dependent protein kinase catalytic subunit 2 isoform X3; protein product: MMSKEDLVRLKQVAHVHNEKHVLNAARFPFLIYLVDSTKCFDYLYLILPLVNGGELFSYHRRVRKFNEKHARFYAAQVALALEYMHKMHLMYRDLKPENILLDQRGYIKITDFGFTKRVDGRTSTLCGTPEYLAPEIVQLRPYNKSVDWWAFGILVYEFVAGRSPFAIHNRDVILMYSKICICDYKMPSYFTAQLRSLVESLMQVDTSKRKLERRLQRREGSSVVPGRRLVRHSQPGSHRPLPAHHFRRRRSVELRELRVQGSVQVPNKPPSRIVCEFLNVNVSFEIVVFFSVC
- the LOC6730261 gene encoding cAMP-dependent protein kinase catalytic subunit 2 isoform X2; translation: MSQHNSQYVFNSKEDYNVILDNMSREFEERWNHQTQSPYTNLENYITRAVLGNGSFGTVMLVREKSGKNYYAAKMMSKEDLVRLKQVAHVHNEKHVLNAARFPFLIYLVDSTKCFDYLYLILPLVNGGELFSYHRRVRKFNEKHARFYAAQVALALEYMHKMHLMYRDLKPENILLDQRGYIKITDFGFTKRVDGRTSTLCGTPEYLAPEIVQLRPYNKSVDWWAFGILVYEFVAGRSPFAIHNRDVILMYSKICICDYKMPSYFTAQLRSLVESLMQVDTSKRLGNSNDGSSDVKGHPWFQGVDWFGILNQEVTAPYQPTISGAEDLSNFENFEFKDRYKSRINRHPELFANF